The genomic interval agtcttcttcagagaaCGTCAAAAATAAAGAAGCTAATATTTTAGAATAAATTAAAACAGTAAGAACCTCTTTCGTAGAGTTTAAAGAAGAAATAGAAATAAAACGATTATTAAATTAAAATAATTATAATAAAAATGTTAAAACAAAACGACGCATCTGGGGAAGTCAGAGTGGACGTGCAAAGGAAATGCTGGTAGACACATTTCGTCGGTGCGTTGTTTCTTCGCAGCTGAACGACGAAGAGTCTTCAGCCTCCGAGGCGGAGGGCGCCCGGCCGGCGTCAAATCTGCGGGGGAAGACCGAGAGGGAAGCCCAACGCGAATTGATTCAACAGGCCTTCGTCTGCGatgaagacgcagaagaagagttcATCcaggaacaagaagaggaaaacaagaaagaggaaggtgAGAGACCAGTGCATGAGGCGCGACGCATGACGCGAGCAGAGAGCTCGAGTCTGTCCGGTCCCCGAGCAAATGCGCTAGAGCGAGTCTCTCTTACGCGGAGACATACATCAGGCGTGTCGTGGCACGTCTACATCTTCCagtttatatatatatatataaatttatattgatatatatatttatttatatgtatatatatatatatttatatgtatatatatatatatatatatatatttctatgtatgtatatatatatatatatatatatatgtagatatatattgGTAGATATAAACAGGAGTAAATGCCgtcatatgcatgtatgcgcTGACATGCCGACGTAGAAGTACCCAGGATCTGTTTACACTACTTGGGCTTTCACGAAAGTGTATGGGTGTTTCTGCATAAACACAGCATTTTGTACGTTCCTACTTATAGGTGGAtcctctgcgtttttgtATATTTGTTTCTGCACCTCTCTACCTGTATGTGTGCGAAACCTTGTTCGTATTTGACGcataagcatatatatatttatatatatatatatatatacgtttcCGTGAATTGTTGTAGACGGAGATTTCCTGCCCGGCTGGGGCTCGTGGCACGGCCATGGCGTGCGGCCGCGCAAGCGCCCGGAGCCTTCCCAGGCACAGAAGACGGCgcaagcagaaaagaaaaagaagtccACCGTCTTCATCAACTGCACGCTCGACCGGAAAGCCGCTAAATACTTCGTCCCCGAGGTAAACAGAACCACGTGCCTCTCACGCATTCGTTGATGTGCATGtcgacatatatatatatatatacaaacgtatatacatatgtatacaaacatatgtatacatatatatatatatatagctatTTTtagatgtatgtacatatgctTATATGTAATCTTACAGGTTTGTCTGCGCCTAGCGTTTGGGAGTTCAGTTTTTGTTACGTCGCCGTACGTATTCGCCTTGTATCAGATATACGATGTATATGTCTATCTTTGCGTACGTGCACTTGAATAGAACTCCCTTTTTACATCCGCACTGCAGCGaaatatatattcatatatatatatatattggaGAAGCTTCAATGTGCGAAAGTATCGTAGGCAGTTAAGCGTATATTTGACAAACTAGAATGTGACTAGCAAGTGAACAACTATCACGAAATTGACTGTGATATTGAGAATCCTGCTGTCTGTTTGTGACGTAGCGAGTACAAGACACatgatgcatgcgcatgcgggTATGGTTAAGGACGCTGGCTCCGAGCGGGTGCAACAGAGCTCGAGAGGAGGTTTCGAGTGTGCTCTTCTTGTTGGTtgttcttgttctctgtccTTTGCATTGTTTCGTCGTTCCTTGTCTGGTGCGCCGGCCTGTAGGCTCCTTTTCGTCCCCTTTGTGCACCTGTCCCTGTCTTCGTTTGTcgctgttctttccttttcgcaGTTGCCGCGGCCGTACACTGCGAAGGACCAGTATGAGTCGACTTTGCGCCACCCCACAGGTCCGGAATGGAATACATCGGCGGTTTTCAACCGACTCATCGCTCCGAAAGTAGGCGCCGCGCAAAGTGCAAGCAACAAAATGAGCAAGATAcatccaagttctattgtgctCTTCATGACCATTTCATGTTAAGTGCATGAAGTATAGTGGTATCTCCAGCGTATCTTTGAAAAAccaacatttatatacaagcTGGGAAGGGAGGCGGAACGAGGGAGGGCAGAAgtgagaaagagggagaagcggtGGACTGGCGCGGAAGAGCTTTGGGACTACCCACCCATCCAGCGGTTAGTCGCTTGCATTCAGAGacgcctgtgtctctgctgttgcCTCTCGTAAAAGGATTTCGTCTTTCAAATGTTGCGCTGCGTGTGGGTTTAGCATCGCATTCTGGAggttgtttctctctttgttcagATCAACGTCCGAGTTGGAGCTGTCCTGCCGCCGCTGCAAGTGGCGCGGAAACTCTTGGAACCTGCACAGCGAGACGCGCTGCTGGACGCTTGGGATTCGAAAGCGAgtcgaaaacagagaacgaagactCGGCTTTAGAAGAGATCCTCTCCCTCAACGGCTCTTGTTTTTCTACCACGCTtcaccctttctctctccactttttctcttttccccgACTTGCCAtctgcttcgcctgtcttttcctcttgacttcttctgcctcggtCGTCCtgctcggtctctctctgtctctctctgtctctcgaacCTTCTGTGGTGTCGGCGCCTGGCGCTCGGTGCGTCGCTTCGCTGGGCGAACTTTCAGAGCCGCCGGAGAGGGGGGGGACTCGCCgggtctcttctctcgcttgcatgcagcgaacaCAAATAAGTTCAGTCGATGCCGAattcgttcgcttcttcgttaGACCCAGCGGATCGAACCTTCTCAACACCGAGGGCGCTTCTTGTCTCCGACTCACGAAAACTTGAAGCCGGCAGCAACACAAACGAGTGCCATTCAAAGAGCCACAGTCCCCTAGCCACTTTCATGCTGTGCAGTGAGGGCAatgccatatatatatcgagCCGCAGAACAAATGAAGGCATACCCGTGTAAAAGAGCAGGCACGCacatgtgtgtgcatgcacgggcATGTTCGAATAAAAGCCGTTGACGCGTTTCGATGAACCCAACCAAGCTGCCCCCCACCTGGAAAGATTGACAAGAAAGCTCAAAAGAGCTCTGCATTTCGAGACGAAGCTTCACAGACTCCTGTCCTCTCTAGCTCGCTGGAGCAGCTCGTCACCAACGGGCGTGTGTCGCACTTCTGATACATATTCGTATAGAGACAAATATACTTCCATAAAAATTCTCAAACGTTCTACTATGTTTGGACTACATATGTACAGAAGGAGATGCACACTGCGCTGCGAGTGCGGTGTCCGTCCGTTTTAGTGCCGTTCCGTTTAATGCTTGTACTTTTCCTCGCCGCCGCTGCAGCATCGTCTTGACTAGAGAAGCTCACAATCTGTAACGGCGGTTGTGTTTCtttgtcgcttctcctttcgctcCGTCTCACTTCAGACACGAAGCCGAAAATTTCCAAACCTTTCGACAGCTGCATGTGTATAATCCTCGAGAGATGCCCCCGGATCTGCCAGAGATCCACGCGTTACCGACAAACGCGTTTCGGTGCAGTTGTAGGTTTCGTGGAAACAATGTACGTTTAGATTTTGGGAACGAACACgatgagaagagaggagagacggagcctctgtcctttctaccgagaagcagacaacCTGAAAAAAGAGTCTCCCTCTTGTGACTTCTTCGCATCGACGCGAGCACAGATGAACGTTCGTTCCGCACAaactccctctcctctcgtctgctgCATTCACAAACTCCGTACGCAGAAACGGACAGGAAAGAGATAGAAAGAAAACACGTACGCCTCATATACAGAAATAAGCATGCATAAGTTACacaacatatatacatatgtatgcatacacatgcatacatacacaaaCGTATGTGAGTTTATTATAGACTGACCGATGCACGTCCCATTTCGTCTCAAACGTCGgctcgaaaaaaaaggaatcGATCCACGGCACCCTCAGAAGCCGACCCCTCTCTCCTAGCGACGCTCGCTGCCTCCCCTGCGGCGAGAGGCTCTTCGTGAACCTCAGAGAAACTTCCTTTGGCGTCTCGAGTAGCCTCTCAGGATTCCGCGAGTGTTTCGAGTTCTCTCGACAAGACTCTCCGCCCGGATATTCGGTCACGAATCCACATCCGAAAAGCATTCAAATAGAAGTCACCACGCACGCATGAGAGCACCACGTGGGGCAGCGTTTGTCCACACAGGCTTGGTGCGTCGCAACGAATCGCCCTACGCCTTTCAATATTCGCAGGTCTGTCTGACAGTGTTGGAAATCCGCTTCCTGGGGTCCTTCCTCGACATGCCTTCACCATTTTGCGCCAGCTTTGCACGCACCTGGCCACAAAAACGAGTTGGCGCGTCTTGCCGCATTTCTCTCTAGCTCTCGAGGCCGGCATCTCCCGTCGCGGACTCCCAGAGCGCGTGTTCCAGACCCCCTCGGAGATACACTTCCTCAAAAGGCATTTGCgagtttctcgtctctgccgtTCTCAGGGTGTTCCTTCTGCAACGAAAATGGTTTTTCTCCCCGAAGCAGGCGCGCAATCCCCAAAGACTTCGAGGCATGAGGCACGCCTCTTGATTCGCCTGTCGCCTCTTTGCTCCAAGCGCCCTAGGCCTGTTTCGCGGCTTTCAAGCGACAGGCTGCCTCCCCAGAACCGCCACTCTCCATTGCGGCTGCGAGAACCGAGGTGTCGATGGCACTGTCTCCCGTTCCGCCTGCGAGGCTCAGCGAAGGGAGACGGCCTGCGACGAGAGAACGGAGGTCTTCTTCCGTGGAACGAGACGAAGCAGGTCGCCTCGACTCCACATCTGACGAGCCGTCGTCCTGCGACGCGGCGCGAGACTTTCGGCTGCGCGTGCTGCCTGCCTCCACATCCGAGTTTGCACAAGTTGACGCTGCAAAGCGAAAACACGAGAATCACGGATTTCCGACGGAAAACAATGGTGACTTTTATTATGATTCTTATTAATGGGAAAACAATGGTGACTTTTATTATGATTCTTATTAATGGGAAAACAATGGTGACTTTTATTATGATTCTTATTAATGGGAAAACAATGGTGACTTTTATTATGATTCTTATTAATGGGAAAACAATGGTgacagacagaagcgggATGTTCAACCTGGAAGCTCGCGTCCAAAAGACACATCGGCGCACCGACTACCAGGCACACTCGCTTCCCCCGCGGGTCCCCGATGGCCGAAAAGCCCAGCATGCGGAAATGTCTCGAAAACTGCCAATACTATAAAATACTATAAGACAACATACGAGGCATTTCCCGACGCGTAGCACCGACAGAAACGCTTGATCTACGTAAGTGCGTTTCTTCAGGCTCCCTGTGTCTCATGTGCCTACAGAAGCAAGGCGCCGCATGTTTCCACGGCGCCGAGCACATCGTGGAGCAGCTATGCGCGTTCATGTCACACCGCCGGCTTCCCCAAGCATGTCAACAGACCGTACGCATGACTAAATACAGGGTCTCGAGACACGAATTCAGGCAGGTCTCTGCAATTGAACACTCTGAGTTGTCTTCCACGTCGAGAGACCACCAAACCTGTGGAGGAAATCGAAGAGGTACCACGGCTGTTGCGACGCACAGAACGTATCCACGTACCTTCCATCTCGTCATTCTCGCTGATGCCCGTTGCTGCTTTCGGGCTCCTCGTGAAGGGATCAATCAACTCAGCGGTTTCGATGGCGGGGATTCTGTCCGGCACAAGCCAAatgaggcagagaggcaggagatTGGTCGCCGCGCACAGGATAATCAAAGAAGTCAAGTGCGTAAAGTTCGTCGCCGAAATGCCGTAAGCCTGCACAGCATCCGCAAAAAGAGAAATCAACAAGCGGGAGGTCGGCGCTGCACTCTCAGAGCAACTTCGCCTTCGACTTTGCGATACCGACAGAAATGAACGCCCTAGGGATGCAGAAACACTGAGAGGCAACTGCGGAGGCAGGAACGCCACACTGCTGGATAAAGACAAAGATGGGCAGCGACAACGAGACACCacgaaatgcatgcacatccaGAATACAGACTGGAGAAGCGCGGCGATTCATTCGAAAAAAGGTACGATATGCGAAACGAAAGCAATTCAGACTGGAATTTCACAGTGTTATCCCAACGGGTCCTCGCACGGAGATCCGTGAAAAAGAGATATCACTCACCGCAGTGAGGCCGGCAGACACCAGAGAGCTAAGACCGAGGCCAAGGTTGTAggcggaaagaaggaaggagtAAATTGTGGACTCGAGTCCGGGGGGACAGAGACGAGCAGCCAAGACAAGAATTGGCATCGCCTGAAACTCTCCTGAACGGCAAGGACGCATTCATACGCCAGTCATGTGCACTCTTGCAGACCCCTACATAACGCGCGAGACATGCACAACCGAACGCATGCGGCAGGGCACCCGTGAACGAGTTCAAGATTTAGAACTCCTCTCTCTACACATCGTCTCATCCGGTGTGGCTGACAGCGGTAAAGCTACAaatttcttctgcctccaccCCTGTTGCCGTGGCGTACATCTCTCGCCTGCTGATGTCTCCTCACGCAGCCACAGCTCAACATACTTACCGATAAACTCCATGAGGACAGTGTCTGTCACCACGAATGCGGTGTCAGGGATGCCGATCTGCACGTTCCACCGTTCGACTCTGAATGCAAAAACGCACAGCGTCAGAACGAACGGCAGTTGTCTAACTCTATCCAGCTCCTACCACGGAACAGAGCCTCCGATCTCCTCCACACCTCGTAGGTGCGATGTGTGGCTAGCAAACAGGAGCGCGGGTGCAATCAAGGAACGAGGCAGGCGGAAAACGACGTTGTGTTTTCCTGACGCTCGAGTCTAGTCTGCTAGAATACCGACTTGAACACGGACCTCTAAGAACGAATTTTCGCAGCAAATGACATTCGAGGTGCAGGGGAAACAAACCCCACTGGAGTAAGTAGCTGCAAATCCAGTCGCCGAGTCAAATACTGTTGTTAAGGAGGTAGCCTTCCCGATTGACGAAACAAATCAATTCCTCTGAATGCACAGatcctctcgctttcgacATACTTGCGTGTGGACTTACACGACAACGGGAAGCAGGCAGAAGGGGGTGACAAGAAGAGTCGACAAGAGCAGGAGCCTACGCAGGCTCACAGTGCTGAAGAACCACATGTAGGTAAGAATTCCTAGAAGGCTGGCGATGGACTGGAAGAGCGCCATTCGGCCAAGGAGCTCAGGTCCGAATTTAAGCTCATTCGTCATAAAGTAAAACATGCTTGACCCTGCAGATGGGGTGCTCTGAACAGGAACAGCGCAACCAGGGAACACACCCCGCGTTCGCTCTGAAGAATTCACTTCCCCGTTTGCAAATACAGATGCCGGActgccttcctctgttcCAAACAAGTGGAAGTGCTTTCACGCGGTATTTCTGACGACGGAATGCACGTAATTGATTGTGTGTAATACCCCCGCCAACTAAACCATCTCGCCGGCACACAGGGCACAACGTCGACGTTGCAGTCTCCGTCTACGTCAACAAAAGAGGCGGGCAGCGAACGGATGGTTCAGCGCGAATTCTTCACATACGCTGAGATATCTACGCACCAAGACGTTCTTGGAATGTCCATTATTCGGTCATTGACATGCACCAATAACCACAGCCACAGAAAACGGCAGCAACACAGTGCAAATACGGCCACTCATGCAGACAACGCGTGTGCGAAGGCGCTTGCACGGTATCCAGGACCATGTCGAAACTGCTGAAGCATCAACTCCTGGGATCGAGAATGGTCTAAACACTAAACTTGCGTTGTTCCCCGGCACCTCCTATTTAGGGTGGTCTGAGAGCTTGTGATGGTGCTTACCATCATGATAAAAATGAAAATAGTGGAGTGGAGCAGGGCGGGTTGCTGGACGACAGAAATGAGTCTTTTGAATTGTTCGCGGACCTCAAATTCTTCTGTTGCCGGCTCAACCAGGAAGAAGTTTGCGATTAAGACAGAAAGCGGGAGAGCCGTTGCAACAAGAAAAACGTACCGCTTGTCCATATAATCGAGAAGCACTCCACTCAAATAGGACATAACAGCGAAACTGAGCTTCctgaacgcgaagaaaattGACACTGTTTTGGCGGCTCCGGCCTCCGACGACGCGTCTCGACCCGCCTCAACCACCAAAGCCTCACCAATGACATTGCATATAGCGCTTCCAAGGAAGTAAAGAAGCAGCAATCCGCTCGCTAGCCATATGTTGAACCCCCCGACCAGGCCCATTCCCACAGTCGCGCAAACGCACAGAAAGGCACCCAAGAAAATGTACGACTTGCGGCGGTACCCAAAGAGCGGCAAATTGTCGCTCATCATCGCCCAGAGTGGCTTCATGGTCCAAGGGGCCTTCAGCGCACCCATAACAACTGTCAGGATGGCGGGGTCGAGCCTGAAGTCATCTTTGTAGAGGTAGAGAATGGCCAAGTTGCAGAGCACTTCCACGCCCTGGAGCATGGCAATGAGACTGCTTATAACACGATTCGCAGTGGGCACTTTCGACGGTTTGTTTGCCGAGACACTTTTACCGTCTTTCTCGATACAATGTTTTTTCAGAGCAGCAGGACCCAACAGAGCCTGTGTCTCGGGGTCTGCCAGCACTGGCGTCACCTCTCCTTTAAAAGAACCAGCGTGACTGACTCCCTTCTTTTCAGCGCAACTCCCATACCAACCAGAGCTTGGAAATGTGGTAATAACTTCACAGGGTTCTTCACCCTCCACAAACGGACAAACCTGGCGCGTGGCCGCCATTTTTGCGACTGGTGACGAAGAAATATCGATTGGCTCGCGGTGACTGCCCGGTACTGTCGCTGAGCTAGACCGGAAAGAGGATGGAGCCGAATGGTAGTGCAAGCTTGGCTGGAATTCTCTGGTCTAGCGGAGAGATGCAAGCCGTCAATACCAACTAAACCGACACGCTCGGCAGACCTACGGCGAGCATCGAAATAGCAAGGTTTGGGCAAAGCGCACAAACGCGACCGACTCGCCGGGCATAATCGGCACGGAGAAGTGCCAAATCAAGTCTAAAAGatagagagaaaaggggagggAAGCGAACCATACTTCCCTACTGAAGGAAGGGTATTCATCATCGCCAGTTCACCTTGAGAATCTGGTCCCTACAGGAGGGTCCCCGTGGCACAACCTTATGTGCTGAGCCAGCTGTAGCGTTCTCCGTATCAAGAAAATAACGAGAGAATATGTAGGATTATCACCTCCGAGTCAGACACTGGATGGAAATCCTGTACCCACATTCGCAAAACTTTACAGCCGGTTCCAGCCTCCCAAACccgccgctgctgccgctgcCGGTGTCCCCCAAGTCCTACAAATCTTTGGTAGTTTGACAACGCCAACTAAATCCCGGGAAGCACGATAAAGACGCAAAAAAGGAGGACCAAAGGTGGATATTTGCACAAGACAGTTCACCCACGAACGCTTTCTTCGCGACGAGCAGAAAACACGGGAAACGGTCGGCTAGCGCCAAGCTCCATCATGCTAGGACCGAGAGATACCCAACAGAATGAATGCTTCTCTGGTTAGTGGGCTCGCCTTCGACTTTCGGAGCAGCGTCGCACAAGACGCACGTCGAAATCATTTAAAGGGGGGGGCAAAGTTCCATTGTTTCTGAGCAGGTCAGGCCGTTTTCGAGACGCTGGTTCAGTTTGCGGCTCAATGCTGTTGAAGTTGAAAAAAATCGCTGCAGTGAACGATTTGGGCGAGTGGCAGGAGCGTGTGAGCGACGCCGCAGCAGTTCTTACCAACACCCGAGATGTCGAAGCGAGACACGTCGACACTTTCAGAGACACACCCGTCTTGTCATCATGGATATTCACTGAGCATCCTATCTCCTGGATGTGTTGCGTGGATGGTTCTTGATGGACATGTCGACTTTCTAATTGGGCAACACAGTAGACGTAAGCCACCGGCACCAAGAGGCCTGTGGTCAGGTGACAGAGCGAGCGGGACAAAGAGAGCCGCACACAAGGAATTCACTCTTTCTCATCGAGTTTTTGTCAGGTGGTACACTTGTGTAAGGGGATTCACATGAATTCAAAACGACTGGCACAGACCGGACGGCGACCAGGGCATCCGTTCGCCACATTTCGTTTGCCGCTACGGGAGTCAGCTTAACAATCCTGCCCCGCAGGCCACCAAGAAGTATTCGTTTCCAGGAAGCACGTGCACTAGTTAAGATTTGATCGACCGCAAGAGGTGGACGGCACACTCGGAGCAAGTCCGACATAATTCTCGTAAGGCCACTGTGGCAACAGCGCAGAACGTATCGAGTAGGGGCATCCGACGAAATTGGAATGGACCGATGAGGatcgtctgcttcttgctTGCTGTGGTCATTGTGAGGATACGTCGCTGACGGGGTGATTCTCGTTGATACGGCAAGGAACACTGTTCTGGCGGACAGTCTGCACGATCCTGAGGCATGGCAGGAGCAAAGCAACCACGGCCCGAGTGGCCGCGTACTTGTtcgaagacaagaaaaactcCCTCAGCTGTGCATTAGCAAAGTGTGTTTGCCAAAGTCATCATTGCAGCGCCACTCTCTAGCGTCGTGGACGCCGATGGAACCCCTGGTCGGTGTTACGGGATTGCCATCCAAATACCTCGTGACAGCGTGGAACGGCGTCGTGAGGACGGCAGTTTaccagagaaaggaaacacaaCTCCCGAGATCAACGGCAGCATTAGCTACGTGTATTCATTAGATCGATTTATCCGTCAGGTCCCACAGTTTAGGCGCCTTGTTCATGGTGGGAAGTGTCAGTGCACGGTAGAGTTCCGTCAGCAGATTGGTGAAGGCCACTTCACCATTCTTAATGACAATCCTGTGTACACGTGTACATCGAAGTCAAAGGCTGCTTCAGTTTCTTCCGCTTTTGAAGTGGTATCTCGAAGTTTGAGTTCCGAGCGAACACAGTGGCAGGGACTCTCCacgcctcttctcgcgtcaCATCGACGCTGTCGCTTGCGCAGCAAAAACCAAGCTTTGATTGTTCACTTGCATTGACAAAACGGTTCTTGTTCCAAAAGTAGGCAAACGTGTGAGGTTCATTTGCATTTGTTGAACGCAGTGGCACCTCAGAAATGTAACTGAGGGGAAAACGAATACCCATAGGTTTCGTTGACGAGCTTCCGTGAGCGGGAACAAGTTGCTGAAACAATCCGCCGAGGTGGTCGCTCGTCTCTTTTTAAAGGACAGTTTTGAATCATCTTCAAATCAAGATGTACTTCTATTCTCCGGTTGCTTTCTTATCTGTAGCACTGTGTCCGTCGGGTCCGATCCGAAGTGAGCCAACTCCGTTCAGAAAGGCCTGTTTCAGCTGCTCACTCGGGAAGACAATCGGGATCGCGGAACCTGAAACCATGTAGATGGCAACGCACGGTGTATTGTCCGCTTCGAAAGCATCGACCCGCTTCAGCTCATCGCCGAACAAAACACCGTGGATCTGTTCCAGCGGAACTGTCTTGCCTTTTTCACCGGCTTTTAGGATCAGCGCTGTGCGAGCTCTGTTTAGTTTAACGATGCATCGAACGCTGCCACCGTCACGGTGCATTAAGCAGCATATAATTCCTTCGGCAAGAAGCGCCGCTGGATCCTCCTGGGAAACAGCAGGAAAAAGACACTGTCGAATGCTGCATGTACGGAGCACCGCTCTCCGATCGCGCGGTTGTTGTATCAGAGCGCAAGATTGCTTCGTAGGTTTCTTTGAAGTCTCGCAACAACACCGTAATCAGACGTGTGCTATCCCCAGCAACAAGCCTCCAGGATCGACTCCACGTTGCATATCCATGTACCGCAGGCATTGACACAGTTTCTCTCTAGATATCCCAATATTTGGGTTGCGTCGCTTATGTCATGCAGTGTTCTGCGTACGCAAACTCACATGTCAGAAAGGAACCGGTTCCTAGGAGACACCTCAAGGTAGTACGTATGTACGCGTAAAAGTCACGCCATTCGTCCACTGGGAGTGTGAGTACGGCGTCACCTGTAGACCATTCCATGGAGTGTAAGACCGTGAACCTTTATCTTATGTGCTCACACAGATTCAACAACAGCTCTACATAGGTACGCAGGCATCGCTCAGCTCTGAAGTTTCGTCGGTGTGCCTCTGCGGTAGATCTTGTGGTCCCAGATGCtcgatttctcttcttgagTGGACACCGAATCATCATGAGCGAGACATACATTTCCGTGCGCACAGAAGCACACTCAACTGCAGATGTATGGATACAGAAATGTAgtgtgtatatacgtatatattcatatatatttatatatatatatatatacgtggATGTGAGTAGTGTGGTACGACACAGAACATACGTCGTACACGTGTACAAGGGGAAACACCTGTACGACTCGTGTATGTATCGATCGACCAGCAGAGGACCGAACGTCGGCATGTTGCTCTCATCACAGCGAGGCAAATCTTACCTTTCCTCTGTGCGATGCATCTAACGAATCACCCGGTACCGTAAGCTCGTCGTCAGGTTGCTCTCCGCACCACGGACGGCAACCATCAGGTCTGACACAGCAGATAAATGGCGCTAGTGCTTCAGGCAGCTTGCCACTTTCCGACATCTTCGCCTCTGATGGATTTCGTCTTTCCATTTCGGTGCAGGAATCTCTGTCTTTCAACAACTGCGTTTCATCCGAATGCGGCTTGAAGACTCTTTCAAGTCGACCGTGAAGATGGCTGTTTCCCAAGCCAAAGTGGGCAAGGTTACCTCATAGAAGCTTCCACGGGTCTAAAAATTTTCAGTTTCACGGCGCTGTTGACACGGAGTTGTCCAGCACAAAGCCGGCCGAACGCCGCTGCATCGACGCCGCACCGGACCAATCTCCCACTCAACTGCAACCTTTCTGTACTCTTCAGGTCTGACGAAATCCAGGAGATGGGAACTCGAGAGATGGCCAACTTATTctgcaggcgagaagacTCTGTGACGGACGGAAAAACGCTAGATGTACGCGGGTCATGCAACCCGCCGACGACGCATCAGCCAGTTGACTACAGGTATCGCATGCAGCCTGCAAAAAGCCTGGAGGGTCTCCCTGCAACTTCCTTTCAGGGACCTTCACCGACATCGAGAGTGCGAGAATGACTCGAACTCTTGCGGAAAAATCCGAAAATGAATGACTATAGTGAAGAGAAAGTACGCCACTGGCACTTGGAGAACAGTTGTACGCTCGGCCGGGCCTCCCTGTGGCAGCGAGCTGCCCACGTCGATTCAGTCCCAGTGAGGCTGGAGGGCTGCACACCTTCTAGAAGGCGGAAAGCAGACAAGAAGTTCCACACTTCAGAGCATGGAAAAACACAACAAATACGGCTCTATTACTGGTGCATTCTTTGCAAGTCGCGGGGTCGGTTCAAGAGGATTCGTAGTGTCGGGCGTTGCGCTTCATTTTC from Toxoplasma gondii ME49 chromosome VIIa, whole genome shotgun sequence carries:
- a CDS encoding integral membrane protein, putative (encoded by transcript TGME49_205490~Predicted trans-membrane domain (TMHMM2.0):91-114:123-146:158-181:185-208:227-250:254-277:297-320:334-357:363-383:431-454:466-489), giving the protein MAATRQVCPFVEGEEPCEVITTFPSSGWYGSCAEKKGVSHAGSFKGEVTPVLADPETQALLGPAALKKHCIEKDGKSVSANKPSKVPTANRVISSLIAMLQGVEVLCNLAILYLYKDDFRLDPAILTVVMGALKAPWTMKPLWAMMSDNLPLFGYRRKSYIFLGAFLCVCATVGMGLVGGFNIWLASGLLLLYFLGSAICNVIGEALVVEAGRDASSEAGAAKTVSIFFAFRKLSFAVMSYLSGVLLDYMDKRYVFLVATALPLSVLIANFFLVEPATEEFEVREQFKRLISVVQQPALLHSTIFIFIMMSTPSAGSSMFYFMTNELKFGPELLGRMALFQSIASLLGILTYMWFFSTVSLRRLLLLSTLLVTPFCLLPVVVVERWNVQIGIPDTAFVVTDTVLMEFIGEFQAMPILVLAARLCPPGLESTIYSFLLSAYNLGLGLSSLVSAGLTAAYGISATNFTHLTSLIILCAATNLLPLCLIWLVPDRIPAIETAELIDPFTRSPKAATGISENDEMEASTCANSDVEAGSTRSRKSRAASQDDGSSDVESRRPASSRSTEEDLRSLVAGRLPSLSLAGGTGDSAIDTSVLAAAMESGGSGEAACRLKAAKQA
- the ISP4 gene encoding IMC subcompartment protein ISP4 (encoded by transcript TGME49_205480~Gene product name based on ToxoDB Community Expert Annotation.); translated protein: MERRNPSEAKMSESGKLPEALAPFICCVRPDGCRPWCGEQPDDELTVPGDSLDASHRGKEDPAALLAEGIICCLMHRDGGSVRCIVKLNRARTALILKAGEKGKTVPLEQIHGVLFGDELKRVDAFEADNTPCVAIYMVSGSAIPIVFPSEQLKQAFLNGVGSLRIGPDGHSATDKKATGE